A window of the Natrinema salifodinae genome harbors these coding sequences:
- a CDS encoding methyltransferase domain-containing protein: ENVEFRLGEIEHLPVSDETIDVIISNCVLNLSPDKQQVFEEAYRVLCPGGRVAISDVVLTAALPDELRADLDSIAECVGGASRIDEVETLLDQAGFQDIQIEPIDETRDFIREWGDDRDLDDVLVSARITGAKPSG; this comes from the coding sequence CGAGAACGTCGAATTCCGTCTCGGTGAGATAGAACACTTGCCCGTCAGCGACGAGACGATCGACGTCATCATCTCGAATTGCGTCCTCAATCTCTCGCCCGACAAACAGCAGGTGTTCGAGGAGGCGTATCGCGTGCTCTGTCCTGGCGGCAGAGTGGCCATTTCGGACGTCGTACTGACCGCGGCACTTCCCGACGAATTGCGGGCCGATCTCGACTCGATCGCGGAGTGTGTCGGCGGCGCGTCGCGGATCGACGAGGTGGAAACGCTTCTCGACCAGGCGGGTTTTCAGGATATCCAGATCGAACCCATCGACGAAACCCGCGACTTCATTCGGGAGTGGGGAGATGACCGAGACTTAGACGATGTCCTCGTCTCAGCGAGGATTACCGGAGCCAAACCGAGCGGATAG
- a CDS encoding 1,4-dihydroxy-2-naphthoyl-CoA synthase: MVSELFDPERWEPFELNDDFRDITYHRAVDSGTVRIAFDRPDVRNAFRPGTVDELYDALDHAKRQTDVGCILLTGNGPSPKDGGWAFCSGGDQTIRGEDGYQYEGDEERASEQGRLHILEVQRLIRHIPKVVVCVVPGWAVGGGHSLHVVCDLTLASEEHAKFLQTDPDVASYDAGFGSAYLAKQIGQKKAREVFFLGKTYDAEEAAEMGMVNEVVPHEDLEETALEWGERINAKSPTAMRMLKYAFNMTDDGLVGQQVFAGEATRLGYMTDEAEEGRDAFVEGREPDFDDFPWHY, encoded by the coding sequence ATGGTTTCGGAACTGTTCGATCCCGAGCGCTGGGAGCCGTTCGAACTGAACGACGACTTCCGCGATATCACCTACCACCGGGCGGTCGACTCCGGGACGGTGCGGATTGCCTTCGACCGGCCGGACGTCCGCAACGCCTTCCGTCCGGGAACCGTCGACGAGTTGTACGACGCCTTGGACCACGCCAAGCGCCAGACCGACGTGGGCTGTATCTTGCTGACCGGCAACGGGCCGTCGCCGAAGGACGGCGGCTGGGCGTTCTGTTCGGGCGGCGACCAGACGATCCGCGGCGAGGACGGCTATCAGTACGAGGGCGACGAGGAGCGGGCGTCCGAACAGGGTCGGCTCCACATTCTCGAGGTCCAGCGGCTGATCCGCCACATTCCGAAGGTCGTCGTCTGCGTCGTCCCGGGGTGGGCCGTCGGCGGCGGCCACTCCCTGCACGTCGTCTGCGACCTCACGCTCGCGAGCGAGGAGCACGCGAAGTTCCTCCAGACCGACCCCGACGTGGCCAGCTACGACGCCGGCTTCGGCTCGGCGTACCTGGCCAAACAGATCGGCCAGAAGAAGGCCCGGGAGGTGTTCTTCCTCGGGAAGACCTACGACGCCGAGGAGGCCGCGGAGATGGGAATGGTCAACGAGGTCGTCCCTCACGAAGACCTCGAGGAGACCGCCCTCGAGTGGGGTGAGCGGATCAACGCCAAGAGCCCGACGGCGATGCGGATGCTCAAGTACGCGTTCAACATGACCGACGACGGCCTGGTCGGCCAGCAAGTCTTCGCCGGCGAGGCAACCCGGCTGGGGTACATGACCGACGAAGCCGAGGAAGGCCGGGACGCCTTCGTCGAGGGCCGCGAACCGGACTTTGACGACTTCCCGTGGCACTACTGA
- a CDS encoding iron transporter: MNRRTFLRRTAPLSLPAAAGLAGCAAPGTEPGTDGDGEESGSDEGGEDITGTAPIPMLDDPPDAVYLPGHRKSMRLLEPVAAGEYMLTPMLSYPHPFWVVTGTDRQLEELDVGRGVHLMLTVWDPDTERALPVDISPHVTIERADTGDEVASRSLWPMLSQEMGFHFGDNVSLPADGSYAVRVALPPVPIRRTGAFAGRFTERATATFEFTYDQAFRDEIVDGIDLLARDRWGDRGALEPMPHRNGTAADGSENGHGGHDDVPYSALPPADEYPGTRLVDPNADADATDEDGRLPRSGDAVVVATLFEAGSRLVAGDDSGDAGDGTDGSDDADDSDDGRYLLVSPRTPYNRVPLSNTSLRAVVERDGEAVADRMLQATLDDEYGLHYGRTLADVRSGDSVRIVVESPPQTARHQGYETAFFEMESVELAVPGD, translated from the coding sequence ATGAACCGACGAACGTTCCTCCGACGGACGGCGCCGCTTTCGCTCCCGGCCGCGGCCGGCCTGGCGGGCTGTGCGGCGCCGGGGACCGAACCCGGAACTGACGGTGACGGCGAAGAGTCCGGGTCCGACGAGGGCGGCGAAGACATCACGGGGACCGCGCCGATCCCGATGCTCGACGACCCGCCGGACGCGGTGTACCTGCCGGGCCACCGGAAATCGATGCGGCTACTCGAGCCGGTCGCGGCCGGCGAATACATGCTGACGCCGATGCTCTCGTATCCGCATCCGTTCTGGGTCGTCACCGGAACCGATCGCCAGCTCGAGGAACTCGACGTCGGTCGCGGCGTGCACCTAATGCTCACCGTCTGGGATCCGGACACGGAGCGCGCGCTTCCCGTCGATATCAGCCCGCACGTGACGATCGAGCGGGCGGACACCGGCGACGAAGTCGCGTCGCGGTCGCTGTGGCCCATGCTCTCCCAGGAGATGGGGTTTCACTTCGGAGACAACGTCTCCCTGCCGGCCGACGGGAGCTACGCCGTCCGCGTCGCGCTGCCGCCGGTGCCGATCCGTCGGACCGGCGCATTCGCGGGGCGGTTCACCGAGCGCGCGACCGCGACGTTCGAGTTCACCTACGACCAGGCCTTCCGCGACGAGATCGTCGACGGCATCGACCTGTTAGCCCGGGACCGCTGGGGCGATCGGGGTGCGCTCGAACCGATGCCTCATCGAAACGGGACGGCGGCCGACGGTTCGGAGAACGGGCACGGCGGGCACGACGACGTCCCGTACTCCGCGCTGCCGCCGGCCGACGAGTATCCCGGTACCAGGCTCGTCGATCCGAACGCAGATGCCGACGCGACCGACGAGGACGGCCGCCTGCCGCGCAGCGGCGACGCGGTCGTCGTCGCGACGCTGTTCGAAGCGGGCTCGCGTCTGGTGGCTGGTGACGACAGTGGCGACGCTGGCGATGGTACCGACGGCAGTGACGACGCTGACGATAGCGACGACGGCCGCTACCTCCTCGTCTCGCCGCGGACGCCGTACAACCGCGTGCCGCTCTCGAACACGTCGCTGCGCGCCGTCGTCGAGCGCGACGGCGAGGCGGTCGCCGATCGGATGCTTCAGGCCACGCTGGACGACGAGTACGGCCTCCATTACGGCCGGACGCTCGCCGACGTTCGCTCGGGCGATTCGGTGCGGATCGTCGTCGAGTCGCCGCCGCAGACGGCCCGCCACCAGGGCTACGAGACGGCGTTTTTCGAGATGGAATCGGTCGAATTAGCGGTGCCCGGGGACTGA
- a CDS encoding 1,4-dihydroxy-2-naphthoate polyprenyltransferase — MSTAEVEISRTKAWLMAARPQTLPAAAAPVIVGTGLAAHEGVFAPLPAFFAFVGAALIQIGTNFANDYYDAVNGADTEDREGFTRVTQSGLISPEKVKLATVVTFGLAILSGTYLVYVGGLPILVVGLVSVLCGWAYTGGPYPLGYHGLGDLFVFVFFGLVAVTGTYYVQAADVLAAPLTTTIPDGTVTLEAVAASLPVAGISTAIIIVNNVRDLETDAATGKRTLAVRLGYRWSRVEYVAALALAYLVPPWLWLGETGFGPGVLLPLVTLPYAVVIARTVCTRTDGEALNPALEGTGKLLAAYAICFAGGLVVL; from the coding sequence ATGAGTACGGCCGAGGTCGAAATCTCACGGACGAAGGCGTGGCTGATGGCGGCCCGCCCGCAGACCTTGCCCGCGGCCGCGGCCCCGGTGATCGTAGGGACGGGACTCGCGGCCCACGAGGGCGTTTTCGCGCCGCTGCCGGCGTTTTTTGCCTTCGTCGGAGCGGCACTGATCCAGATCGGAACGAACTTCGCGAACGACTACTACGACGCGGTCAACGGCGCCGACACCGAGGACCGCGAGGGATTCACGCGCGTCACGCAGTCCGGGCTCATCTCCCCCGAGAAAGTCAAGCTCGCGACCGTCGTGACGTTCGGCCTGGCGATCCTCTCGGGAACCTACCTCGTCTACGTCGGCGGGCTCCCCATCCTCGTCGTCGGGCTGGTGAGTGTCCTCTGTGGCTGGGCGTACACCGGCGGCCCCTACCCGCTGGGTTATCACGGCCTGGGCGACCTGTTCGTCTTCGTCTTCTTCGGACTCGTCGCCGTGACGGGGACCTACTACGTTCAGGCAGCGGACGTCCTCGCGGCGCCGCTGACGACGACGATCCCCGACGGGACGGTCACGCTCGAGGCCGTCGCCGCGAGCCTCCCCGTGGCCGGCATCTCGACGGCCATCATCATCGTGAACAACGTCCGCGACTTGGAGACCGACGCCGCGACCGGCAAGCGCACCCTCGCCGTTCGGCTCGGCTACCGGTGGAGCCGCGTCGAGTACGTCGCCGCGCTCGCGCTGGCGTACCTCGTCCCGCCCTGGCTCTGGCTCGGCGAGACGGGCTTCGGCCCCGGCGTCCTGCTGCCGCTGGTCACGCTCCCCTACGCCGTCGTAATCGCCCGAACGGTGTGTACGCGAACGGACGGCGAGGCGCTCAACCCCGCGCTCGAGGGGACCGGCAAGCTGCTCGCGGCGTACGCGATCTGTTTCGCCGGGGGTCTGGTGGTGCTATGA
- a CDS encoding mandelate racemase/muconate lactonizing enzyme family protein, which translates to MSAHEDLSLEYRSFSLDLEEPFETADGTIDTRDGFLVRLVDQADDGDAADPGDEPPVGYGEATPLPGWTESKADCERALDRAREALREGGPSEALEAVDRQVAARHALSLALADLQATRKATPLYRYLSQGPMVGRVPVNATIGDGSPDETVAEARRAVERGFDCCKLKVGLRSVEEDVERVRRAREVVGDAVELRADANEGWTYEEAESALDGFADHGVSILEQPLPAGALEGHADLRERSRGVSIALDEGLLEHGVDAICEAGAADVVVLKPMALGGVDVARKVAAWLTELDITPLVTTTIDGVVARTGAVHLAAAIPDIPACGLATGELLAEDLGQDPVLLEKGSAVVPQAKGLGVDGVWRR; encoded by the coding sequence ATGAGCGCGCACGAGGACCTCTCCCTCGAGTACCGATCGTTCTCGCTCGACCTCGAGGAACCATTCGAGACGGCCGACGGGACGATCGACACCCGGGACGGCTTCCTCGTTCGCCTGGTCGACCAGGCGGACGACGGAGACGCCGCCGACCCCGGCGACGAACCGCCCGTCGGCTACGGCGAGGCGACGCCGCTGCCCGGCTGGACGGAATCGAAAGCGGACTGCGAGCGAGCGCTCGACCGCGCCCGGGAGGCGCTCCGGGAGGGCGGACCGAGCGAGGCGCTCGAGGCCGTCGACCGGCAGGTCGCGGCCAGGCACGCGCTCTCGCTGGCGCTGGCGGACCTGCAGGCGACACGGAAGGCGACGCCGTTGTACCGCTATCTCAGCCAGGGGCCGATGGTCGGCCGGGTGCCGGTCAACGCGACGATCGGCGACGGGTCGCCGGACGAGACCGTCGCCGAAGCGCGCCGCGCGGTCGAGCGCGGCTTCGACTGCTGCAAGCTGAAGGTGGGGCTCCGCAGCGTCGAGGAGGACGTCGAGCGCGTCCGCCGCGCTCGCGAGGTCGTGGGCGATGCGGTCGAACTCCGGGCGGACGCCAACGAGGGCTGGACCTACGAGGAGGCCGAATCGGCGCTGGACGGGTTCGCGGACCACGGCGTCTCGATCCTCGAACAACCCCTCCCCGCGGGTGCCCTCGAGGGCCACGCGGACCTCCGAGAGCGCAGCCGCGGCGTCTCGATCGCGCTCGACGAGGGCCTGCTCGAGCACGGCGTCGACGCGATCTGCGAGGCCGGCGCGGCTGACGTCGTCGTCCTGAAACCGATGGCGCTGGGCGGGGTCGACGTGGCGCGCAAGGTCGCCGCCTGGTTGACCGAACTCGATATCACGCCGCTGGTGACGACCACCATCGACGGAGTCGTCGCGCGGACGGGCGCGGTCCACCTCGCGGCGGCGATCCCCGACATCCCCGCCTGCGGGCTCGCGACGGGCGAACTGCTCGCGGAGGACCTCGGCCAGGATCCCGTCTTACTCGAGAAGGGGTCGGCGGTCGTTCCCCAGGCGAAAGGCCTCGGCGTCGATGGGGTGTGGCGGCGATGA
- a CDS encoding class I adenylate-forming enzyme family protein: MIGDPVDWPTRDLVAHRAATTPQRTALIDVETDANWTFREFDRRVDRAAVGLRSVLDRDGDEGGDGTERLGVLMDTRPAFATLFFAAMRTGTTVVPLNVRETAGELAGKVDRTGLGAIVCERATEEAALAITSETDDGGTDVDVYSVDDPEVDRIRSLIPPRGSTDVDADRDRESRSVDPVPLDRDDEQLLMFTSGTSGRPKAVRLTVGNLVASATASAFRLGVTPDDRWLCCLPMYHMGGLAPVFRSALYGTPVVIQREFDADATTRVLADYDVTGVSLVPTMCKRLLDAGWEPTDALRFVLLGGAPATDELLARCRDRGVPVHPTYGMTETASQIATATPGETATHEGTVGQPLLFTDVTVVGEDDNPVDPGEQGELVVSGPTVTPGYLDRDATEAAFGERGLYTGDVGYRDDDGRLWVLNRRSDRIVTGGENVDPGEVRAILRSHPRVADAAVVGLADTEWGERVAALVERDSPAGSGSDGDGGHESLNLDSLLAHCDARLAGFKRPKTIGVADSLPRTASGTIDREAVRERLRQAGTDATEVT; the protein is encoded by the coding sequence ATGATCGGCGACCCGGTCGACTGGCCGACGCGGGACCTGGTCGCCCACCGCGCGGCGACCACGCCCCAGCGGACGGCGCTGATCGACGTCGAGACGGACGCGAACTGGACGTTCCGCGAGTTCGACCGCCGCGTCGACCGCGCGGCGGTGGGTCTCCGGTCCGTCCTCGACCGCGACGGGGACGAGGGGGGAGACGGCACCGAACGGCTCGGCGTGCTCATGGACACCAGGCCGGCCTTCGCGACGCTCTTCTTCGCGGCGATGCGGACCGGGACGACCGTGGTCCCGCTGAACGTCCGCGAGACGGCGGGCGAACTCGCGGGAAAGGTCGATCGGACCGGTCTCGGGGCGATCGTCTGCGAGCGGGCGACCGAGGAAGCCGCGCTCGCGATTACGTCCGAGACCGACGATGGGGGGACCGACGTTGACGTTTACTCGGTGGACGACCCGGAAGTCGATCGGATACGGTCCCTGATCCCGCCTCGGGGGAGCACTGACGTGGATGCCGATCGCGACCGCGAGTCTCGGTCGGTCGATCCGGTTCCGCTCGACCGCGATGACGAACAGCTGCTCATGTTCACCTCTGGCACGTCCGGCCGCCCGAAGGCCGTCCGCCTGACGGTCGGCAACCTGGTCGCGAGCGCGACCGCCTCCGCGTTCCGGCTGGGGGTCACTCCCGACGACCGGTGGCTATGCTGTCTCCCGATGTATCACATGGGCGGCCTGGCGCCCGTCTTCCGCTCGGCGCTGTACGGGACGCCGGTCGTGATCCAGCGCGAGTTCGACGCGGACGCGACGACCCGCGTGCTCGCCGATTACGACGTGACCGGGGTCTCGCTGGTTCCGACGATGTGCAAGCGGCTGCTCGACGCCGGCTGGGAGCCGACCGACGCCCTGCGGTTCGTCCTGCTCGGCGGCGCGCCCGCCACGGACGAGTTGCTCGCGCGTTGTCGCGACCGAGGCGTGCCGGTCCACCCGACCTACGGGATGACCGAGACGGCGTCCCAGATCGCGACGGCGACGCCGGGCGAGACCGCGACCCACGAGGGAACCGTGGGTCAGCCGCTGCTCTTTACCGACGTGACCGTCGTCGGCGAGGACGACAATCCGGTCGATCCGGGCGAGCAGGGCGAACTCGTCGTCTCGGGGCCGACGGTGACGCCCGGCTACCTCGACCGAGACGCGACCGAGGCGGCGTTCGGCGAGCGCGGACTCTACACCGGCGACGTCGGCTACCGCGACGACGACGGCCGGCTGTGGGTCCTCAATCGCCGCAGCGACCGCATCGTTACCGGCGGCGAGAACGTCGACCCGGGCGAAGTGCGCGCGATTCTCCGGTCGCACCCCCGCGTCGCGGACGCCGCGGTCGTCGGCCTCGCGGACACGGAATGGGGCGAGCGGGTCGCGGCGCTCGTCGAGCGCGACTCGCCGGCCGGCTCGGGTTCGGACGGCGACGGGGGCCACGAGTCCCTCAACCTCGACTCGCTGCTCGCTCACTGCGATGCCCGTCTCGCCGGCTTCAAGCGGCCGAAGACGATCGGCGTCGCCGATTCGCTCCCCCGGACCGCGTCGGGCACGATCGACCGCGAGGCGGTTCGGGAACGGCTTCGCCAGGCGGGGACGGACGCGACCGAGGTGACGTGA
- a CDS encoding NRDE family protein: protein MCTLTLAWRVFDDAPVAVAANRDEAFGRESVPPAVYRDEPLAVAPRDAEAGGTWIGYNEHGVFVGITNKWTDADLAGERSRGLLVADALAARSAAEARSIVEDATANAEYDGFYLVVADADQAVCYRWDGSLSATEFEPGVHVVVNVAVDDEVDAPSIRTDAGRDQAANARAVREVLAAGPNETAAEWLERAGAVLGDHEYGVCIHRDGFGTRSSSLIALGPETASYEFAPGPPCRTSYRPVDIAADIGSDRDIDSTADGMEVEDDRGVGGVDGEGHI from the coding sequence GTGTGTACGCTCACCCTCGCCTGGCGAGTCTTCGACGACGCGCCGGTCGCGGTCGCCGCGAACCGGGACGAAGCGTTCGGGCGGGAGTCGGTGCCGCCCGCCGTCTATCGCGACGAGCCGCTGGCGGTCGCCCCGCGGGACGCCGAGGCCGGCGGCACCTGGATCGGCTACAACGAGCACGGCGTCTTCGTCGGCATCACGAACAAGTGGACCGACGCCGACCTCGCCGGCGAGCGCTCGCGGGGGCTGCTCGTCGCCGACGCCCTCGCGGCCCGCTCGGCCGCGGAAGCCCGGTCGATCGTCGAGGACGCGACCGCAAACGCCGAGTACGACGGCTTCTATCTCGTCGTCGCCGACGCCGACCAGGCCGTCTGCTATCGGTGGGACGGCTCGCTCTCGGCGACTGAGTTCGAGCCGGGTGTCCACGTCGTCGTCAACGTCGCGGTCGACGACGAGGTCGACGCGCCGTCGATCCGAACCGACGCGGGACGCGACCAGGCGGCGAACGCGCGGGCGGTTCGGGAGGTGCTCGCAGCCGGCCCGAACGAGACGGCCGCGGAGTGGCTCGAGCGAGCGGGCGCGGTCTTAGGCGACCACGAGTACGGCGTCTGTATCCACCGAGACGGATTCGGAACCCGATCGTCGTCGCTGATCGCCCTCGGACCCGAGACCGCGAGCTACGAATTCGCGCCGGGGCCACCCTGTCGGACGAGCTACCGGCCCGTCGATATCGCCGCCGACATCGGTAGCGACCGCGATATCGACAGCACCGCGGACGGCATGGAAGTCGAGGACGACCGAGGAGTCGGCGGCGTTGACGGGGAAGGGCACATTTAA
- a CDS encoding helix-turn-helix transcriptional regulator has protein sequence MSVSAAEAELTEDERAGLELVRETGGIHQSDFWKELGVSSRKGSRIVESLVEKDLVDREETVYDGHNTYYIAPTARDLDFTLLMAGDMLSPFIGEEEVDPNSDAFSQWIMNLAYEE, from the coding sequence GTGAGCGTGTCTGCGGCCGAAGCCGAACTCACCGAGGACGAGCGAGCAGGTCTCGAACTCGTCCGCGAGACCGGCGGCATCCACCAGAGCGACTTCTGGAAGGAACTCGGCGTCTCCTCACGCAAGGGCAGCCGGATCGTCGAATCGCTCGTCGAGAAGGACCTGGTCGACCGGGAGGAAACGGTCTACGACGGGCACAACACCTACTACATCGCGCCGACCGCCCGCGATCTGGATTTCACGCTCCTGATGGCCGGCGACATGCTCTCGCCGTTTATCGGCGAGGAAGAGGTCGATCCCAACAGCGACGCCTTCTCGCAGTGGATCATGAACCTCGCGTACGAGGAGTAA
- the gatA gene encoding Asp-tRNA(Asn)/Glu-tRNA(Gln) amidotransferase subunit GatA, whose translation MSENIFITEERIEGADDGPLAGTTVAVKDNISTAGVRTTCGSAMLEDYVPPYDATVVSRLKEAGATIVGKANMDEFGMGTTNETSHFGSVDNPAAPGRVPGGSSGGSAAAVAAGEADVALGSDTGGSVRCPAAFCGVVGIKPTYGLVSRYGLVAYANSLEQIGPFGETVEDAAQLLDVIAGSDERDATTREVPREDDASYVDAATGDVDGLSIGVPTELLDGADEGVVETFWDAIADLEDRGAEYHEVSLPSVEHAVEAYYVIAMSEASSNLARFDGVRYGHSSDAEGNWNETFAKTREEGFGDEVKRRILLGTYALSAGYHDKYYKKAQDARAWVKQDFDEALSEADVLASPTMPVPPFELGESLDDPLQMYLADANTVPVNLADLPAISVPAGETDGLPVGLQLVGPAFSEARLIRAASALA comes from the coding sequence ATGTCGGAGAACATCTTCATCACCGAGGAGCGGATCGAGGGCGCCGACGACGGGCCGCTGGCCGGCACGACCGTCGCCGTCAAGGACAACATCTCGACCGCGGGCGTCCGGACGACCTGCGGCTCGGCGATGCTCGAGGACTACGTCCCGCCGTACGACGCGACGGTCGTCTCCCGCCTCAAGGAGGCCGGCGCGACCATCGTCGGCAAGGCCAACATGGACGAGTTCGGGATGGGAACGACCAACGAGACCTCCCACTTCGGCTCGGTGGACAACCCCGCTGCGCCCGGTCGCGTTCCGGGCGGCTCCTCGGGCGGTTCGGCGGCCGCGGTCGCCGCCGGCGAGGCCGACGTCGCGCTCGGCTCGGACACCGGCGGCTCGGTCCGCTGTCCCGCCGCCTTCTGCGGCGTCGTCGGCATCAAGCCCACCTACGGCCTGGTCTCCCGGTACGGCCTGGTCGCCTACGCGAACAGCTTAGAGCAGATCGGTCCCTTCGGCGAGACCGTCGAGGACGCCGCGCAGTTGCTCGACGTGATCGCCGGGAGCGACGAGCGCGACGCGACGACACGTGAGGTGCCGCGCGAGGACGACGCGAGCTACGTCGACGCCGCGACCGGGGACGTCGACGGCCTCTCGATCGGGGTGCCAACGGAACTGCTCGACGGCGCCGACGAGGGCGTCGTCGAGACCTTCTGGGACGCCATCGCCGACCTCGAGGACCGGGGCGCAGAGTACCACGAGGTCTCCCTGCCCTCCGTCGAGCACGCCGTCGAAGCCTACTACGTGATCGCGATGTCGGAGGCCTCCTCGAACCTCGCGCGGTTCGACGGCGTCCGCTACGGCCACTCGAGCGACGCCGAGGGGAACTGGAACGAGACGTTCGCGAAGACCCGCGAGGAAGGCTTCGGCGACGAGGTCAAGCGCCGTATCCTGCTGGGGACGTACGCGCTCTCGGCGGGGTACCACGACAAGTACTACAAGAAGGCCCAAGACGCCCGAGCGTGGGTTAAGCAGGACTTCGACGAGGCCCTCTCGGAGGCCGACGTGCTCGCCAGCCCCACGATGCCGGTCCCGCCGTTCGAACTCGGCGAGAGCCTGGACGATCCGCTCCAGATGTACCTGGCCGACGCGAACACCGTTCCCGTCAACCTCGCGGACCTGCCCGCGATCTCGGTCCCGGCGGGCGAGACCGACGGGCTCCCCGTCGGACTCCAGCTCGTCGGTCCCGCCTTCAGCGAAGCGCGGCTGATCCGGGCCGCAAGCGCGCTCGCCTGA
- the gatC gene encoding Asp-tRNA(Asn)/Glu-tRNA(Gln) amidotransferase subunit GatC, translated as MSDDAVNPEEVRHVAELARVDLADDEVDRFTEQFADILEYFETLDEVPEVDRDADLANVMRPDEERPSLESEEALRNASETEDGYFKGPNVS; from the coding sequence ATGAGCGACGACGCCGTCAATCCTGAGGAGGTCCGCCACGTCGCGGAGCTCGCTCGCGTCGACCTCGCGGACGACGAGGTCGACCGGTTCACCGAGCAGTTCGCGGACATCCTCGAGTACTTCGAGACCCTAGACGAGGTGCCGGAAGTCGACCGCGACGCCGACCTCGCGAACGTGATGCGCCCCGACGAGGAACGCCCCTCGCTCGAAAGCGAGGAGGCGCTCCGGAACGCGTCGGAGACCGAGGACGGCTACTTCAAAGGCCCGAACGTCTCGTAA
- a CDS encoding alpha/beta fold hydrolase, whose amino-acid sequence MSSTPRASATADALEAAVPRSVDATATRRTVDGVELHVVAAGDDSAPLVVLLHGFPEFWYGWRTQIGPLVEAGYRVLVPDQRGYNLSEKPAGVRPYRTRELSRDVAALIATEGRDRAHVVGHDWGGLVAWDLARRHPAVVDRLAIINAPHPTAYRRQLLANPEQLRRSWYAAGFQLPWLPERICRYDDYRLLERALRGTAAPGTFSDDDLARYRRAWDRAGALTGMLNWYRAAARYPPRPSTERVDAPTLVVWGADDVALVSSLAVDSAQFCRDSRVEVLPETSHWVPHEKPARLATLLREHFGSPDAGRARG is encoded by the coding sequence ATGAGTTCGACGCCGCGAGCGAGCGCGACGGCGGACGCCCTCGAGGCCGCCGTTCCGCGATCGGTCGATGCGACCGCGACTCGCCGCACCGTCGACGGCGTCGAGCTACACGTCGTCGCCGCCGGCGACGACTCGGCCCCGCTTGTCGTTCTCCTCCACGGGTTCCCCGAGTTCTGGTACGGCTGGCGGACTCAGATCGGGCCGCTCGTCGAGGCCGGCTACCGGGTGCTCGTCCCCGACCAGCGCGGCTACAACCTGAGCGAGAAGCCCGCGGGCGTGCGACCCTACCGGACTCGCGAACTCTCCCGGGACGTCGCCGCCCTGATCGCGACCGAGGGCCGGGACCGGGCGCACGTCGTCGGCCACGACTGGGGCGGCCTGGTCGCCTGGGACCTCGCGCGCCGCCATCCGGCGGTCGTCGATCGGCTCGCGATTATCAACGCGCCGCATCCGACCGCGTACCGCCGGCAGCTGCTCGCGAACCCCGAGCAACTGCGCCGGAGCTGGTACGCCGCCGGCTTTCAGCTCCCGTGGCTTCCCGAACGCATCTGCCGGTACGACGACTACCGGCTGCTCGAACGCGCGCTTCGCGGAACTGCCGCGCCGGGAACGTTCAGCGACGACGATCTGGCGCGCTACCGTCGCGCCTGGGATCGAGCGGGCGCGCTCACCGGCATGCTCAACTGGTACCGCGCAGCGGCGCGGTATCCGCCGCGGCCGTCGACCGAACGGGTCGACGCGCCGACGCTCGTCGTCTGGGGTGCGGACGACGTCGCGCTCGTCTCCTCGCTGGCAGTCGACAGCGCGCAGTTCTGTCGCGATTCGCGCGTCGAGGTGCTGCCCGAAACGAGCCACTGGGTTCCTCACGAGAAACCGGCCCGCCTGGCGACCCTGCTGCGCGAGCACTTCGGGTCGCCGGACGCCGGTCGGGCACGAGGATAG